In Sphingomonas crocodyli, one genomic interval encodes:
- a CDS encoding N-acyl amino acid synthase FeeM domain-containing protein, with protein sequence MSVHWVSGSFAVDIGLRSCDLSVPLRPATTQGSCATGFKTVTVRLAETDDQRNSARMLVNRRYAWRGYGDQHQIPAQSSHMTFTASSDDGVFGTITLGVDSPAGLAADDIFKGEIDNFRNVPGARVCELTKLAFDADMPSKPMLAALFHIVFIYGYNEHRCTDLFIEVNPRHRRFYQAMLGFKPVGEVKTNQSVGAPAVLMWLKVDDIRKAIDAHAGHRQENSRSLYPFFFSEKEEQRIFTRPALATMDRVAA encoded by the coding sequence ATGTCGGTCCACTGGGTAAGTGGCAGCTTTGCTGTCGATATAGGTCTGAGGTCTTGCGACCTGAGCGTCCCGCTTCGTCCAGCTACGACACAGGGCTCGTGTGCAACCGGTTTCAAGACGGTCACGGTTCGCCTTGCGGAAACGGACGACCAGCGCAATTCGGCGCGGATGTTGGTCAACCGGCGTTATGCCTGGCGCGGTTATGGCGATCAGCATCAGATCCCCGCACAATCCTCGCATATGACCTTCACAGCGTCGAGCGACGACGGGGTTTTCGGCACGATCACCCTGGGTGTGGATTCGCCGGCCGGCTTGGCTGCGGACGATATCTTCAAGGGTGAGATTGACAACTTCCGCAACGTACCGGGCGCCAGGGTCTGCGAGCTCACCAAGCTCGCTTTTGACGCCGATATGCCGTCAAAGCCGATGCTCGCCGCGTTGTTCCACATCGTATTCATCTACGGCTATAATGAGCATCGCTGCACCGACCTTTTCATAGAGGTTAATCCACGCCACCGCCGCTTTTATCAGGCCATGCTTGGTTTCAAGCCGGTAGGCGAGGTCAAGACTAACCAGTCGGTCGGCGCTCCTGCGGTTCTGATGTGGCTCAAGGTCGACGATATTCGCAAAGCCATCGACGCCCATGCCGGACACCGCCAGGAAAACAGCCGATCGCTCTATCCTTTCTTCTTCTCCGA
- a CDS encoding FxDxF family PEP-CTERM protein: MAIGVAGSLTFSVGAHGATFPAADLHLSAGANGDLSGFFGNSGLSAGDFTDTYTFVLDFPGIGNASVITTTTLAQGPTDLDILSLRFNDIVATPVAVGTNEYAFTQGVQIVPGATNRIVIQGMSRGNGSYAGTLTVRSSAAPEPTTWAMMLIGFGAVGLLVRRSQQRNALSCG; encoded by the coding sequence ATGGCCATCGGGGTTGCAGGTTCGCTCACGTTCTCCGTTGGCGCTCACGGGGCAACTTTTCCGGCGGCAGATCTCCACCTGTCTGCGGGTGCGAATGGCGACCTATCGGGATTTTTTGGCAACAGCGGTCTCAGCGCGGGCGATTTTACCGACACCTACACGTTCGTCCTTGATTTCCCAGGCATTGGGAATGCTAGCGTCATCACAACTACGACCCTGGCTCAAGGCCCAACCGACCTCGATATCCTTTCGCTTCGGTTTAACGACATAGTGGCAACGCCAGTAGCGGTGGGCACGAATGAATATGCCTTCACGCAAGGCGTGCAGATCGTTCCTGGCGCCACGAACCGCATCGTTATTCAGGGCATGTCGCGTGGCAACGGTTCCTACGCAGGGACTTTGACCGTCCGATCGAGTGCGGCACCTGAGCCGACCACCTGGGCGATGATGCTGATCGGTTTTGGAGCTGTCGGCCTGCTCGTAAGGCGATCGCAACAGCGTAACGCTCTTAGTTGCGGTTGA
- a CDS encoding sugar transferase, with the protein MNSEFSFQAFDPRYAVSVRRNRVRSGMDRVAMRAIDIMLATVALLFLLPLMLIVAVAVFVSDPGPIFFVQNRIGRHGKIFRCLKFRTMATNAEERLAELLANDPSAREEWMRDHKLRNDPRIVGIGSFLRKSSFDELPQLINVLRGEMSLVGPRPIVHAEAARYGRYFEHYCSVRPGITGLWQISGRNDTTYRRRVAFDVAYSRSQSTFLDLRIIVMTVPSVLMAKGSY; encoded by the coding sequence ATGAACAGTGAGTTCAGCTTCCAGGCGTTTGATCCCCGATATGCAGTAAGCGTTCGGCGAAATAGGGTGCGTAGCGGGATGGATCGGGTCGCCATGCGGGCGATTGATATTATGTTGGCGACCGTCGCGTTGCTGTTCCTTCTCCCGCTCATGCTGATCGTGGCGGTAGCGGTATTCGTCAGTGATCCGGGGCCGATTTTCTTCGTGCAGAACCGGATCGGCCGGCATGGCAAGATTTTCCGTTGCCTGAAGTTCAGGACGATGGCGACGAACGCCGAAGAGCGGCTTGCAGAACTTCTCGCAAACGATCCGTCAGCGCGTGAAGAGTGGATGCGGGACCATAAGTTGCGCAACGATCCACGTATTGTTGGGATCGGCTCCTTTCTCCGTAAGAGCAGCTTTGACGAACTCCCGCAGCTGATCAATGTGCTTCGCGGCGAAATGAGCCTCGTGGGCCCTCGCCCGATCGTGCATGCTGAGGCTGCGCGCTACGGGCGCTACTTCGAACATTATTGCAGCGTGCGGCCTGGTATTACGGGCCTTTGGCAGATTAGTGGTCGCAACGATACGACCTATCGCCGTCGCGTTGCCTTTGACGTCGCCTATAGCCGTTCCCAGTCTACCTTTCTCGATCTGAGGATCATCGTCATGACGGTTCCCAGTGTTCTCATGGCGAAGGGATCCTACTAG
- a CDS encoding HAD-IIB family hydrolase: MKDLVAFDLDGTLAESKQPLGEPMGAALAKLLGVADVAIISGGDWPQFEKQIASRLPQDAALDRLWLMPTTGTKLYRHDAGRWVTIYAELFDDAQKASILKAFDEALDATGFTPEQTWGARIEDRGSQITFSALGQEAPISAKEKWDPDFAKRRIIQADLQQRLPGLSINMGGATSIDITRAGVDKAYGLQKLSAISNIALSKMMFIGDAIFPGGNDYPAFQLGVDTVQVRDPHETLSVIAAIVACQKA, from the coding sequence ATGAAAGACCTCGTCGCCTTTGATCTCGATGGCACTCTGGCCGAGAGCAAGCAGCCGCTCGGTGAGCCGATGGGCGCCGCGCTCGCAAAGCTGTTGGGCGTTGCGGATGTCGCTATCATATCAGGCGGTGACTGGCCGCAGTTTGAAAAGCAGATTGCGAGCCGGCTTCCTCAAGATGCTGCTCTGGATCGCCTGTGGTTGATGCCCACCACGGGTACCAAGCTGTATCGTCATGATGCGGGGCGTTGGGTCACGATTTATGCCGAGCTGTTCGATGATGCTCAGAAGGCGTCGATCTTGAAGGCTTTCGACGAAGCACTCGACGCGACCGGCTTTACTCCTGAGCAGACCTGGGGTGCGCGTATCGAGGATCGCGGAAGTCAGATCACGTTTTCCGCGCTCGGTCAGGAGGCGCCCATTTCCGCCAAGGAGAAGTGGGATCCCGATTTTGCGAAGCGAAGGATCATACAGGCCGATCTTCAGCAGCGGCTCCCCGGGCTTTCGATCAATATGGGCGGTGCGACTTCGATCGATATCACCCGAGCTGGCGTCGACAAGGCTTATGGCCTCCAAAAGCTAAGCGCGATCAGCAACATCGCTCTTAGCAAGATGATGTTCATTGGCGATGCCATCTTCCCGGGCGGGAACGATTATCCCGCGTTTCAGCTGGGCGTCGACACCGTGCAGGTTCGCGATCCCCACGAAACACTTTCCGTGATTGCCGCAATCGTAGCGTGCCAGAAGGCATAG
- a CDS encoding type I secretion system permease/ATPase: MSLGSHVDKSAVRSLLSICGPHLRSAVLFSVVINLLYLTPSIFMLQVYERVVPTAGVMTLTLLIIVMTISLGALALLEWLRGRVMVKAAATLEAQCLPAVLRRSFARQEIGRARKSEILREFDTVRSTAGGPLFVALLDLPWIPIYVLAACALSPFLSLYIIGCAALIMGLGWLAAKAGSAAGQEAARQGGRVGAQFAHLFAYAGEARGLGMAQSLIRRLIISRDQATREADGAAFNAQRWSAWLKFVRLVVQSLVLALAALLVINHQMSAGAIFASSLLLGRALSPIDILSSNWKGLKLAQASWTNIHSMALYEQVPEMLLPAPAGAVTLEAVTARSHNGERIALHDISCAIAPGEIIGIAGPSGAGKSALLRTIAGLITPVHGTIRFDGTAIEHWADSQLGSAIGYLPQELVLHPGTIRENISRFADTTLPYAQIDQAVIDAARRAGVHSMIQRLPDGYGTVVGPGDTTLSPGQAQRVSLARALFGSPSILVLDDPSTRCDAEGKMVLARLIAEARQQGTTVLLSSHDTDLLAATDKIMIFAEGRLVKFGPFKVHNGPAKAAA, encoded by the coding sequence ATGTCCCTCGGCAGTCATGTCGATAAGTCCGCCGTGCGGTCGTTGTTGAGCATATGCGGACCGCATCTTCGCAGCGCGGTGCTCTTCAGCGTCGTGATCAACCTTCTGTATCTCACGCCATCGATCTTCATGCTGCAGGTCTATGAGCGTGTGGTTCCGACGGCCGGCGTGATGACGCTGACACTCCTGATCATTGTCATGACGATATCGCTTGGCGCTCTGGCCCTCCTGGAATGGTTGCGCGGACGTGTCATGGTCAAGGCTGCCGCAACGCTCGAAGCGCAGTGCTTGCCGGCCGTTTTGCGGCGAAGTTTTGCCCGACAAGAAATCGGCCGAGCCCGCAAGAGCGAAATCCTTCGCGAGTTCGACACCGTCAGGTCGACTGCGGGAGGTCCGCTGTTCGTCGCCTTGCTGGATCTTCCGTGGATACCGATCTATGTGCTGGCAGCCTGCGCGCTCAGCCCGTTTCTGTCGCTCTACATCATTGGCTGCGCAGCCCTCATCATGGGTTTGGGTTGGTTGGCAGCCAAAGCAGGTTCTGCGGCTGGACAGGAAGCCGCGCGGCAAGGTGGCCGGGTGGGTGCGCAATTCGCTCACCTGTTCGCTTATGCCGGTGAAGCCCGCGGGCTTGGAATGGCGCAATCATTGATCCGCCGACTGATAATCAGCCGTGATCAGGCGACGCGCGAAGCTGACGGAGCCGCCTTCAATGCGCAACGCTGGTCGGCGTGGCTCAAGTTCGTTCGCCTCGTGGTTCAGTCGCTCGTGCTGGCGCTCGCGGCGCTGTTGGTCATCAACCATCAAATGTCGGCAGGCGCGATCTTCGCTTCGAGTCTGCTACTCGGTCGCGCCTTGTCCCCGATCGACATCCTGTCGTCGAACTGGAAGGGGCTAAAGCTGGCGCAAGCGAGCTGGACCAATATTCACAGCATGGCGCTGTACGAGCAAGTCCCCGAAATGCTTTTGCCGGCACCGGCCGGAGCCGTCACGCTGGAAGCCGTTACCGCACGGTCGCACAATGGTGAGCGTATCGCGCTGCACGACATTTCCTGTGCCATCGCGCCCGGTGAAATCATCGGGATTGCAGGGCCGAGCGGCGCCGGCAAAAGCGCGCTGCTTCGGACGATCGCGGGCCTTATAACGCCTGTGCACGGAACAATCCGATTTGATGGCACCGCTATCGAGCATTGGGCCGATTCCCAGCTCGGCAGCGCTATTGGCTATCTTCCCCAGGAGCTGGTGCTGCATCCCGGAACAATTCGCGAGAATATTTCGAGGTTTGCTGACACGACTTTGCCGTACGCACAGATCGATCAGGCGGTTATTGATGCGGCCCGCCGGGCAGGCGTACATAGCATGATTCAGCGTTTACCCGACGGGTACGGAACCGTGGTCGGCCCGGGTGACACGACCTTGTCGCCAGGACAGGCGCAACGAGTGAGCCTCGCGCGCGCGCTGTTCGGTTCGCCGTCGATCCTCGTGCTCGATGACCCTTCAACGCGATGTGACGCCGAGGGTAAGATGGTCCTGGCCCGGTTGATCGCTGAGGCGCGCCAGCAAGGCACTACCGTGCTGCTGTCGAGCCACGACACCGACCTTCTGGCTGCGACCGACAAGATCATGATTTTCGCCGAAGGCCGGCTGGTCAAATTTGGACCGTTCAAAGTGCATAACGGCCCCGCAAAGGCAGCCGCATAG
- a CDS encoding HlyD family type I secretion periplasmic adaptor subunit, whose translation MFHDVHLVRQGATGAFQAPAPLPDLRFEKRLGFGVVIGTICALLVWASLARLDAAIAMIGQIKVAGDRQSVQTLSGGNIASIAVVDGQKVAKGQLLLTLSGDAAAAQERSLATRVIAAYAQIARLEAELGGREITTPRELEILTGADAKEAEQAMSLARSELQAARATDQTRAALLSQQVAQINEQVVGRARRKETTQRQIELSRKELGGIEALAAKGYATQTRVVGLQRAVAALQGDAASQEAEIAGLQSNKGSARLQLLQWRRDADQQRTIDLRAARTELQTLLPQWSSARDVVARSRIVAPVAGTVMNLHVRAAGQVAAPGETLLEVVPQDRSLTIEAKTGVEEINDLHEGAKATVEIVGLHGRTGKLVEGKIEAISPDSSVDERSGRSFFKVQIRVPASELARVQRDARLTQGIRPGSTAIVHVNLYKRTALQYWLEPLFQAFSPGIRP comes from the coding sequence ATGTTTCACGATGTCCATCTGGTCCGTCAGGGCGCGACGGGCGCGTTTCAGGCGCCGGCTCCCCTGCCCGACCTGCGCTTTGAGAAGCGTCTTGGTTTCGGAGTCGTTATCGGGACGATCTGCGCCCTTCTGGTCTGGGCAAGTCTGGCCCGGCTCGACGCGGCAATCGCAATGATCGGCCAAATCAAGGTCGCCGGTGACCGTCAATCGGTTCAGACGCTGTCTGGCGGAAACATCGCATCGATCGCGGTTGTTGATGGCCAGAAAGTCGCCAAGGGGCAGCTTCTCCTAACCTTGTCAGGCGATGCAGCGGCGGCTCAGGAGCGGTCGCTCGCGACGCGTGTTATCGCGGCTTACGCACAAATAGCCAGGCTCGAAGCGGAACTTGGCGGCCGTGAAATCACGACCCCGCGCGAATTGGAGATATTGACTGGAGCAGATGCCAAAGAGGCTGAGCAGGCAATGTCGCTTGCCAGAAGCGAGCTTCAGGCGGCACGTGCGACCGATCAAACGCGTGCTGCGCTCCTTAGTCAGCAGGTCGCTCAGATCAACGAACAGGTTGTTGGGCGCGCGCGCAGGAAAGAGACAACGCAACGTCAAATCGAATTGAGCCGCAAGGAACTGGGCGGTATCGAGGCCCTTGCCGCCAAAGGCTATGCTACGCAAACGCGCGTTGTCGGTCTGCAACGCGCTGTTGCGGCCCTTCAGGGGGACGCCGCCTCGCAGGAAGCAGAGATTGCCGGGCTGCAGAGCAACAAGGGGTCGGCCAGGCTTCAATTGCTACAGTGGCGCCGCGATGCTGATCAGCAGCGGACGATCGATTTGCGGGCGGCGCGTACCGAGCTTCAGACGCTGCTACCGCAATGGAGTTCGGCTCGCGATGTCGTCGCGCGCAGCCGGATTGTGGCGCCCGTCGCGGGAACCGTGATGAATCTGCACGTCCGGGCCGCCGGTCAGGTCGCCGCCCCTGGTGAGACCCTGCTCGAGGTCGTTCCGCAGGATCGCTCGTTGACCATCGAGGCCAAGACGGGCGTTGAAGAGATCAACGATTTGCACGAGGGCGCCAAGGCGACCGTCGAGATCGTCGGCCTGCATGGACGCACCGGGAAGTTGGTCGAGGGCAAGATCGAGGCGATTTCGCCTGATAGCAGCGTCGACGAGCGCAGTGGCCGGTCTTTTTTCAAAGTTCAGATCCGCGTTCCCGCATCGGAGCTTGCTCGCGTCCAGCGCGATGCTCGACTGACGCAAGGCATCCGTCCGGGCAGCACCGCAATCGTCCACGTCAATCTGTATAAACGAACCGCGCTGCAATATTGGCTCGAACCGCTGTTTCAGGCCTTCTCGCCCGGTATCCGTCCCTGA
- a CDS encoding mannose-1-phosphate guanylyltransferase/mannose-6-phosphate isomerase codes for MSTTLITPVILSGGSGTRLWPLSRSKRPKQLLALTGVETMLQMTAGRCVEGGLFGKPLVVTNTDHAGDIERQLSAIGHQPLAIITEPAGRNTAPAIALAAIEARADAALLVMPSDHVIRDVAAFHAAIERALPLVDDGWLVTFGIAPDAPETGYGYIQRGEEISAGTHRVAAFVEKPDRARAQAYMDEGNYSWNGGIFLFRADAYLAALSRHAPEIARVAHESMARASRDGAIIAPDRETFLSSPAESIDYAIMEKDDRVAVVPVEMGWSDVGSWDALHGLAPGDQDGNVISGDVVALDTAHCLIRGEGVVVTTVGVRDLIVVATRDAVMILPRGKSQEVKRVVEQLKNRAHIVLDTPFPLD; via the coding sequence ATTTCCACCACCCTGATAACGCCGGTCATCCTTTCGGGCGGCTCCGGCACACGTTTATGGCCGTTATCCCGCTCCAAACGTCCCAAACAGTTGCTTGCGCTGACGGGCGTCGAGACGATGTTACAGATGACTGCAGGTCGCTGTGTCGAAGGTGGCCTGTTCGGAAAACCACTCGTCGTAACGAACACTGACCACGCCGGCGACATCGAACGCCAGTTGAGCGCAATCGGTCATCAGCCCCTGGCGATCATCACGGAACCGGCCGGTCGCAACACTGCCCCGGCTATTGCGCTTGCCGCGATTGAGGCAAGAGCCGACGCGGCTCTTCTGGTCATGCCAAGCGACCATGTCATCCGTGACGTGGCTGCATTTCACGCTGCGATCGAGCGAGCTCTGCCGCTTGTCGATGACGGTTGGCTGGTAACCTTCGGTATCGCACCCGACGCTCCCGAAACCGGCTATGGCTATATCCAGCGTGGCGAGGAGATTTCAGCCGGAACGCACCGCGTCGCGGCTTTTGTGGAAAAGCCCGACCGCGCGCGCGCTCAGGCCTATATGGATGAGGGCAATTACAGCTGGAATGGCGGAATCTTCCTCTTCCGCGCGGACGCCTATCTGGCTGCATTGTCCCGCCATGCACCAGAGATTGCCAGAGTAGCGCACGAGTCTATGGCGCGGGCATCGCGTGATGGTGCCATCATTGCGCCAGACCGGGAAACCTTCCTGTCTTCACCGGCGGAATCGATCGACTATGCCATCATGGAGAAGGATGACCGCGTTGCGGTCGTTCCGGTCGAGATGGGTTGGTCTGATGTTGGCAGCTGGGACGCTCTGCATGGTTTGGCGCCAGGCGATCAGGATGGCAACGTGATCAGCGGCGATGTTGTCGCGCTCGATACAGCTCACTGCCTCATCAGAGGCGAGGGCGTGGTCGTAACGACAGTTGGCGTTCGCGACCTTATCGTGGTGGCAACTCGGGATGCGGTTATGATCCTGCCACGCGGCAAGAGCCAGGAGGTCAAGCGCGTCGTCGAGCAGCTCAAGAACCGAGCGCACATTGTCCTCGATACGCCGTTCCCGCTCGACTAG
- a CDS encoding class I mannose-6-phosphate isomerase, producing the protein MTVTTLARHQVVKPWGRRDLSPLFKDQAAHEPQVGEIWYDDPADASRELLVKFLFTSERLSVQVHPDDAQAQERGYPRGKDEAWIVLSADATATIALGFKQRHSAEEVRRAALDGSIEHMLDWKPVRAGDVIYSKAGTVHAIGAGLRIIEIQQNLDLTYRFYDYGSDRELHLDDAIAVSNFGPFEPVSEARSVSDGRMILAENGAFVLERWELGGRWRLHDIARPIWLIPVEGELEVDNSTVCLGDAVIVEKGAIIHLSDHCLIYVAYSGTAPSTELITHAD; encoded by the coding sequence GTGACCGTCACCACGCTCGCGAGGCATCAGGTAGTAAAGCCGTGGGGTCGTCGCGATCTGTCGCCGCTGTTCAAAGATCAGGCGGCTCACGAGCCTCAGGTCGGAGAAATTTGGTACGACGATCCGGCTGATGCCTCACGCGAACTACTCGTTAAATTCCTCTTCACGAGCGAGCGGCTCTCGGTTCAGGTGCACCCCGATGACGCGCAGGCTCAGGAGCGGGGTTATCCACGCGGCAAGGACGAGGCCTGGATCGTGTTGTCCGCGGACGCAACGGCGACGATCGCATTGGGCTTCAAGCAGCGGCATTCGGCTGAGGAGGTTCGTCGCGCTGCGCTTGATGGCTCGATCGAGCATATGCTGGACTGGAAGCCGGTTCGCGCCGGGGACGTCATTTATTCCAAGGCCGGCACCGTGCACGCGATTGGCGCGGGGCTGAGGATTATCGAGATCCAGCAAAACCTCGATCTGACCTACCGCTTCTACGACTATGGCAGCGATCGCGAACTCCATTTGGACGACGCAATCGCAGTCTCCAACTTCGGTCCTTTCGAGCCGGTCAGTGAGGCCCGTTCGGTGAGCGACGGCCGGATGATCCTGGCTGAAAACGGGGCATTCGTTCTCGAACGTTGGGAGCTTGGCGGTCGCTGGCGACTTCACGATATTGCCAGGCCAATTTGGCTGATTCCAGTCGAGGGTGAGCTTGAGGTCGACAATTCGACCGTCTGCCTTGGCGATGCTGTCATAGTAGAAAAGGGGGCCATCATCCATCTCTCCGACCATTGCCTCATCTACGTGGCTTATTCGGGTACCGCTCCCAGCACCGAGCTGATCACGCACGCCGATTGA
- a CDS encoding prephenate/arogenate dehydrogenase family protein, which translates to MIPLFSSVTIIGLGLIGSSIARAIRLHMPDVRLSGYDASATVRARAAELSLVDDVAERAGTAVRGSELVILCVPIGAMASVADSFKTDLAANAIVSDVGSSKASVAAILREALPGVHIVPAHPVAGTENSGPDAGFSSLFQGRWCILTPPEGTDSDIVDKMSQFWRGLGANVEIMAAEHHDLVLAVTSHLPHLIAYTIVGTAADMEQVTRGEVIKFSAGGFRDFTRIAASDPTMWRDIFLSNRDAVLEMLQRFTEDLTALQRAIRWGDGTKLFDLFSRTRSIRRSIIEQGQDDAAADFGRRH; encoded by the coding sequence GTGATACCACTATTCTCTTCCGTCACAATTATCGGGCTGGGCCTGATCGGATCATCGATTGCGCGCGCGATCAGGCTGCACATGCCCGACGTTCGGCTGTCCGGATATGATGCTAGCGCAACAGTTCGAGCGCGAGCCGCAGAACTAAGTCTTGTCGACGATGTCGCGGAACGAGCGGGCACCGCCGTTCGCGGGAGCGAGCTCGTTATCCTGTGCGTACCGATCGGGGCCATGGCTTCAGTGGCCGACTCTTTCAAAACCGACCTCGCCGCGAATGCCATTGTCAGCGATGTCGGATCCTCGAAAGCCAGCGTCGCTGCGATATTGCGCGAAGCGCTGCCCGGGGTTCATATCGTGCCCGCTCACCCCGTGGCCGGCACCGAGAACAGCGGACCGGATGCCGGCTTTTCGAGCCTTTTTCAAGGGCGATGGTGCATTCTCACTCCGCCCGAGGGAACCGATAGCGACATCGTCGACAAGATGTCGCAGTTCTGGCGCGGCCTCGGCGCGAATGTCGAAATCATGGCTGCGGAACATCATGACCTGGTGCTCGCAGTCACAAGTCACCTACCGCACCTGATCGCCTACACCATCGTTGGCACAGCCGCAGATATGGAGCAGGTCACACGGGGCGAAGTGATCAAGTTTTCCGCCGGTGGATTTCGAGATTTCACCCGCATAGCCGCCTCCGACCCAACGATGTGGCGGGATATTTTTCTGAGCAACAGGGACGCGGTCCTGGAGATGCTGCAGCGGTTCACCGAGGACCTCACGGCTTTGCAGCGCGCGATACGCTGGGGCGATGGCACCAAACTTTTCGACTTATTCTCGCGCACCAGATCCATTCGCCGCTCGATCATCGAGCAGGGACAGGATGATGCCGCGGCCGATTTTGGTCGCCGACATTAG
- a CDS encoding lipopolysaccharide biosynthesis protein, whose product MTGIKSRLLSGALWTVAGRGITSVIAAISTIVLARLLTPSDFGIVAIATATLAIAMAVTELSLTSALVVQDEVEIDHVRSVWTLSLLRSLGVFLIFFACAEPLAKFYGDLRLVPVLIATGVTGAISGMNSPLLALKSKQLSFKPAFYVETTQRIVAFVVSIALALELKTYWALVIGPMAGVTAAAVLSYVISPFIPKLRFLGLGHLFRFSIWLSLSRGITMLAWRSDQLIVGYFLPKAQLGLYTVADNVAAIPTRESIQPLAQTLFPGFAKIKNDPSKVRRGFALAQSTIALIAFPVAVGFALVAEPFVRLTMGDKWLGAVPVLQILCVVQAVAALTVPLQGLALAHSETRMLFRRDLIAFLIRLPITVAGLLTYGLIGLGVARLATAIIGAGLNFRLINRMIGLSALTQLKNQIRTLGAVAVMVAGLFVCHSWLRSAGIGAFPTLTSLVILGISLYALSITLFWRIAGSPDGPERELQVLVQSFIARRKR is encoded by the coding sequence ATGACAGGAATTAAGTCGCGTCTGCTCAGCGGGGCGCTTTGGACCGTAGCGGGTCGCGGTATCACGTCCGTAATCGCCGCTATATCAACGATCGTCCTCGCGCGCCTTTTGACCCCGAGCGACTTCGGTATTGTCGCCATCGCCACAGCCACGTTAGCAATCGCGATGGCGGTAACCGAACTATCGCTGACCTCAGCACTGGTGGTTCAGGACGAGGTCGAAATTGACCACGTGCGGTCTGTCTGGACGCTCAGCCTTCTGCGTTCGCTCGGCGTCTTCCTGATATTCTTCGCCTGTGCTGAGCCGCTGGCGAAATTCTACGGCGACCTTCGCCTTGTACCCGTATTGATCGCGACAGGGGTGACGGGCGCGATCAGCGGGATGAACAGTCCCCTGCTAGCGCTGAAGTCGAAACAGCTGTCGTTCAAGCCGGCCTTCTATGTCGAGACAACCCAGCGGATTGTGGCGTTTGTCGTATCGATAGCGCTGGCGCTGGAACTCAAAACATATTGGGCCCTGGTGATCGGACCTATGGCGGGCGTAACCGCGGCCGCGGTGCTTTCCTATGTCATTTCACCGTTCATCCCGAAGCTCCGCTTTCTGGGGCTCGGACATCTTTTCAGGTTCTCAATCTGGTTGTCGTTAAGCCGTGGCATCACGATGCTCGCCTGGCGCTCCGACCAACTCATCGTTGGCTATTTTCTGCCCAAGGCTCAGCTAGGCCTCTATACGGTTGCCGATAACGTCGCAGCGATTCCCACTCGGGAGTCCATTCAGCCACTTGCTCAGACCTTGTTTCCAGGCTTCGCCAAAATCAAGAATGACCCGTCTAAAGTTCGCCGCGGGTTTGCGCTCGCTCAGTCGACCATCGCGCTTATTGCTTTTCCCGTTGCTGTCGGATTCGCGCTGGTGGCGGAGCCATTCGTTCGACTGACAATGGGGGATAAATGGCTGGGCGCGGTGCCCGTCCTGCAAATCCTGTGCGTCGTTCAGGCCGTCGCGGCACTCACGGTCCCGCTACAGGGCCTGGCGCTGGCCCACAGTGAAACAAGGATGCTGTTTCGCCGCGACCTGATCGCGTTCCTGATCCGGCTACCCATCACCGTTGCGGGATTGCTGACCTACGGCCTTATCGGCCTCGGCGTGGCGCGGCTCGCAACTGCCATCATCGGTGCGGGGCTCAATTTTCGCCTTATCAATCGTATGATCGGTCTGTCAGCCCTCACGCAATTAAAGAACCAAATCCGCACGCTGGGCGCGGTGGCAGTTATGGTTGCTGGCCTCTTTGTGTGTCACAGCTGGTTGCGTTCTGCAGGCATTGGGGCTTTTCCAACCCTGACATCACTCGTCATCCTCGGTATTTCGCTTTACGCGCTGAGCATCACATTGTTCTGGCGTATCGCGGGTTCGCCTGATGGACCTGAGCGAGAATTGCAGGTGCTCGTTCAGTCATTCATTGCGCGTCGGAAACGCTAG